In Marivivens aquimaris, one genomic interval encodes:
- a CDS encoding ABC transporter substrate-binding protein — MAPISRRKLFHSGVAAAVLMATGVAVEARPRGGTLRAGLSGAWSTDSWDSRTHAGAFMMAAAHGAVFDTLTEVAADGSLRGELATGWEASDGARQWVFNLRRNVRFHNGAPFTADDVIASILMHGGTLSGAAPIAESIARIDRLDDHQVRFVLHTGNADFPYLMSDYHLIIYPHADMQAAMERGIGTGLYRVERFTPGERMTAVRVNGHYKDGSAGYFDRLDFFGMNDAASQAEALSQGRIDVADLATVGADRIIQTVGNRHINFAMPADMAPFDDAHVRKALKYGIDRHELLDTLAGGHGTIAADTPIGPANPYFDASLLPVGFDPDRARWHLAQAGVPNLSVEISGGAAARLYANSADRAGITINPALGADWAARDWSGRVTEDWMFSAGYMTGAPWNHSRWADDRFDSLLLAARAELDTDLRREMYHEMQAILRDDGGAVIPMFADWRHGVSKRIGTPEVIGNLWHLDNARMAERWWMA; from the coding sequence ATGGCACCGATCAGCAGACGTAAACTGTTCCATTCGGGTGTGGCCGCCGCGGTGCTTATGGCAACCGGCGTCGCAGTCGAAGCGCGTCCGCGTGGCGGTACGCTGAGGGCAGGTCTGTCGGGTGCATGGTCCACAGATAGCTGGGATAGCCGCACGCACGCCGGTGCCTTCATGATGGCCGCTGCGCACGGTGCCGTCTTTGATACGCTGACAGAAGTCGCTGCCGACGGCTCGCTGCGCGGTGAACTCGCGACTGGCTGGGAAGCGTCGGACGGTGCGCGCCAGTGGGTGTTCAACCTACGCCGCAACGTGCGTTTCCATAATGGTGCGCCCTTCACCGCTGACGATGTAATCGCGTCGATCCTGATGCACGGCGGCACGCTTTCGGGCGCTGCGCCGATTGCCGAATCAATCGCGCGGATCGACCGTTTGGACGACCATCAGGTGCGCTTTGTGCTGCACACGGGGAACGCCGACTTCCCGTATCTGATGTCGGACTATCACCTCATTATTTACCCGCACGCCGATATGCAGGCTGCGATGGAGCGCGGGATCGGCACAGGCCTTTACCGTGTTGAACGCTTCACGCCCGGTGAGCGGATGACCGCTGTACGCGTGAACGGTCACTATAAGGACGGCTCTGCGGGTTACTTCGACCGCCTTGATTTCTTCGGGATGAACGATGCCGCTTCACAGGCCGAGGCCTTGAGCCAAGGCCGCATCGACGTGGCTGACCTCGCTACTGTGGGTGCGGATCGCATCATCCAGACCGTCGGCAACCGTCACATCAATTTTGCGATGCCGGCCGATATGGCGCCGTTCGACGATGCCCATGTCCGCAAGGCACTGAAGTACGGCATCGATCGCCATGAGTTGCTCGACACGCTTGCCGGTGGGCACGGTACGATTGCCGCCGACACGCCCATCGGGCCTGCAAACCCTTATTTCGATGCATCTTTGCTGCCTGTCGGCTTTGATCCCGACCGTGCACGCTGGCACCTCGCGCAGGCGGGTGTACCGAACCTCTCCGTGGAAATCTCGGGCGGCGCTGCTGCGCGGCTCTACGCCAATTCGGCGGATCGTGCGGGGATCACCATTAACCCGGCGCTGGGCGCTGACTGGGCTGCCCGCGATTGGTCGGGCCGCGTGACCGAAGACTGGATGTTCAGCGCGGGTTACATGACAGGTGCCCCGTGGAACCATTCGCGCTGGGCGGACGACCGTTTCGACAGTCTTCTGCTCGCCGCGCGCGCCGAACTAGACACCGATCTGCGCCGCGAGATGTACCACGAGATGCAAGCAATTCTGCGTGATGACGGCGGGGCGGTGATCCCGATGTTCGCCGACTGGCGTCACGGGGTCAGCAAACGCATCGGTACTCCCGAGGTCATCGGCAACCTTTGGCACCTCGATAACGCCCGTATGGCGGAGCGATGGTGGATGGCATGA
- the rimP gene encoding ribosome maturation factor RimP, with amino-acid sequence MNDLIAKAAMDRRVAEIITPVVEDMGFEIVRVRLTKTTKQTTLQVMAQKPDGTIEVDDCGEISTAISAVLDVEDPIIEAYDLEVSSPGIDRPLTRLKDFDQWAGYVAKLETDELIDGRRRFKGVLQGTEDGEVLITLDDQKDDVTIGLKFEWLSDAKLVLTDELIREVLRGRKDKGQIDEAQFDEVETIIDGDEE; translated from the coding sequence ATGAATGATCTTATCGCCAAAGCGGCAATGGACCGCCGTGTCGCAGAGATAATTACCCCTGTCGTTGAAGACATGGGGTTCGAAATCGTGCGCGTCCGGCTGACGAAAACCACCAAACAGACCACGCTTCAGGTTATGGCCCAGAAGCCCGACGGCACCATCGAAGTGGATGACTGCGGCGAGATTTCGACCGCGATCTCTGCTGTTCTGGACGTCGAAGACCCGATTATCGAAGCTTACGACCTTGAAGTGTCGTCGCCGGGCATCGACCGCCCGCTGACCCGCCTCAAGGACTTTGATCAGTGGGCCGGTTATGTGGCCAAGCTCGAAACCGATGAGCTGATCGACGGTCGCCGCCGCTTTAAGGGCGTGCTTCAGGGCACCGAAGACGGTGAAGTCCTCATCACTCTGGACGACCAGAAGGATGACGTGACCATCGGTCTGAAATTCGAATGGCTGTCGGACGCCAAATTGGTGCTGACAGATGAACTGATCCGCGAAGTACTGCGCGGTCGCAAGGACAAGGGCCAGATCGACGAGGCCCAGTTTGACGAAGTTGAGACCATCATTGATGGCGACGAGGAGTAA
- the nusA gene encoding transcription termination factor NusA, which translates to MAITSANQLELLQTAEAVAREKMIDPGLVVEAMEESLARAAKSRYGSEMDIHVSIDRKTGKATFTRVRTVVEDEELENYQAEMTVEQAKQYMENPQVGDTYSEEVPPVELGRIAAQSAKQVILQKVREAERDKQYNEFKDRVGTIVNGLVKREEYGNVIVDVGAGEAVLRRNEKIGREAYRPGDRVRAFVKDVRREQRGPQIFLSRTAPEFMSELFKMEVPEIYEGIIQIKAVARDPGSRAKIAVVSYDGSIDPVGACVGMRGSRVQAVVNELQGEKIDIIPWNEDTPTFLVNALQPAEVSKVVLDEEAGKIEVVVPEEQLSLAIGRRGQNVRLASQLTALDIDIMTEEEESKRRQAEFEERTKLFVNTLDLDEFFAQLLVSEGFTNLEEVAYVDLDELLVIDGVDEGTAEELQARARDFLEAQNRAALENARSMGVEESLIEFDGLTPQMVEALANDGVKTLEDFATCADWELAGGWTTVDGQRVKDDGVLEQFDVSLEEAQTMIMTARIMLGWVDPAELEADEDEEEVEEAEE; encoded by the coding sequence ATGGCAATCACCTCTGCCAACCAGCTCGAACTGCTGCAAACCGCTGAAGCAGTCGCGCGCGAGAAGATGATCGATCCGGGCCTCGTGGTCGAAGCGATGGAAGAGTCGCTCGCCCGCGCTGCGAAGTCGCGCTACGGCTCCGAGATGGACATCCACGTCTCGATCGACCGCAAGACCGGTAAGGCGACCTTTACCCGCGTCCGCACCGTCGTCGAAGACGAAGAGCTGGAAAACTACCAAGCTGAGATGACCGTCGAGCAGGCCAAGCAGTACATGGAAAACCCGCAGGTGGGTGACACGTACTCCGAAGAAGTTCCGCCGGTTGAACTCGGCCGTATCGCTGCGCAGTCGGCCAAGCAGGTCATCCTGCAAAAGGTCCGCGAAGCCGAGCGTGACAAGCAGTACAACGAATTCAAAGACCGCGTTGGCACCATCGTCAACGGTCTGGTCAAGCGCGAAGAATACGGCAACGTCATCGTCGATGTAGGCGCTGGTGAAGCTGTTCTGCGCCGCAACGAGAAGATTGGCCGCGAAGCATATCGCCCCGGTGACCGCGTTCGTGCGTTCGTTAAGGACGTCCGCCGCGAACAGCGTGGCCCGCAGATCTTCCTGTCGCGTACCGCTCCGGAATTCATGTCCGAGCTGTTCAAGATGGAAGTGCCGGAAATCTACGAAGGCATCATCCAGATCAAAGCTGTCGCCCGTGATCCGGGTTCGCGCGCAAAGATCGCCGTTGTGTCCTACGATGGCTCGATCGACCCTGTCGGCGCTTGCGTCGGTATGCGTGGTTCGCGCGTACAGGCCGTTGTGAACGAGCTTCAGGGCGAAAAGATCGACATCATTCCGTGGAATGAAGACACCCCGACCTTCCTCGTCAACGCACTGCAACCGGCTGAAGTATCGAAGGTTGTTCTGGACGAAGAGGCCGGCAAGATCGAAGTCGTGGTTCCGGAAGAACAGCTGTCACTGGCCATCGGCCGCCGTGGTCAGAACGTGCGTCTGGCTTCGCAGCTGACCGCTCTCGACATCGATATCATGACTGAGGAAGAAGAATCCAAGCGTCGTCAGGCAGAGTTCGAAGAGCGCACCAAGCTGTTCGTCAACACTCTGGATCTCGACGAATTCTTCGCCCAGCTTCTGGTTTCGGAAGGCTTCACCAACCTCGAAGAAGTCGCCTATGTCGACCTCGACGAACTGCTGGTGATCGACGGTGTTGACGAAGGCACCGCTGAAGAGCTTCAGGCCCGTGCTCGTGATTTCCTCGAAGCGCAGAACCGTGCAGCCCTCGAAAACGCCCGCAGCATGGGTGTCGAAGAGAGCCTCATCGAGTTCGACGGCCTCACCCCGCAGATGGTCGAAGCTCTGGCCAACGACGGCGTGAAAACTCTTGAAGACTTCGCAACTTGCGCAGACTGGGAACTCGCAGGTGGTTGGACCACCGTCGACGGCCAGCGCGTGAAGGACGACGGTGTTCTGGAACAGTTCGATGTCAGCCTCGAAGAAGCGCAGACCATGATCATGACCGCCCGCATCATGCTGGGTTGGGTCGATCCGGCCGAGCTCGAAGCTGATGAAGACGAAGAAGAAGTAGAGGAGGCAGAGGAGTAA
- a CDS encoding RNA-binding protein — translation MTRGGQHKNREADSERKCIVTGEVQPKAGLIRFVVGPDNQVVPDVLEKLPGRGLWVTASRDVIEKAGKGQFSRSAKMAVTVPDALVDEVERQLVKRVVDLIALARKAGLAVCGFEKVKGWLAGGENVRVLLQANDGSVRGKAKLWTPQGARYFDCLSAEELGLAFGRQSVIHGALATGGLSDRVVEEAAKLKSMRDTDGGNGATGKDKEST, via the coding sequence TTGACACGTGGCGGCCAACATAAGAACAGGGAAGCGGACTCCGAGCGTAAGTGCATTGTCACTGGCGAAGTCCAACCCAAAGCAGGACTGATCCGATTTGTGGTCGGTCCTGACAATCAGGTCGTACCCGACGTGCTTGAGAAACTGCCGGGGCGTGGACTGTGGGTCACCGCCTCGCGCGATGTGATTGAAAAGGCGGGCAAGGGACAGTTCTCGCGCTCCGCCAAAATGGCCGTAACCGTACCGGACGCACTTGTAGACGAGGTGGAACGCCAGCTCGTCAAGCGCGTTGTCGATCTAATCGCCCTAGCTCGCAAGGCGGGCCTCGCGGTTTGCGGCTTTGAAAAGGTCAAAGGCTGGCTGGCCGGCGGAGAAAACGTCCGCGTTCTGCTCCAAGCGAACGACGGCTCAGTCCGCGGTAAGGCCAAACTCTGGACGCCTCAGGGCGCCCGCTATTTCGACTGTCTGAGTGCCGAGGAATTGGGTTTGGCTTTCGGACGGCAAAGTGTGATACATGGCGCGCTCGCGACTGGCGGACTCAGCGACCGTGTTGTAGAGGAAGCAGCGAAGCTGAAAAGCATGCGCGACACTGACGGCGGCAATGGGGCCACCGGAAAGGATAAAGAATCGACATGA
- the infB gene encoding translation initiation factor IF-2: MSDNDGKKPLGLRGGAGNVKQSFSHGRTKNVVVETKRKRVVVPKPGASKSGSASPKAGDPSRRPAGISDAELERRMKALAMAKAREADDQAKREAEERAREEERERRKAEAEAKEREEREREEALRAKAEEEERKKREAEEAAKRDAQQKAAAKEKRQQPAAASQAPADPSVAQAAEARGAGPTGARKPDRERDNRNNDTKQNRGKGRGDDNRRSGKLSLNDALSGRDGGRQRSIAAMRRKQEKARQKAIGGQQQREKVVREVQLPEIITVAELANRMAERVADVVKSLMQNGIMATQNQSIDADTAELIIEEFGHRVQRVSDADVEQAIDQVEDKTEDLQARPPVITIMGHVDHGKTSLLDAIRKANVVSGEAGGITQHIGAYQVTTDSGAVLSFLDTPGHAAFTSMRARGAQVTDIVVLVVAADDAVMPQTIEAIAHAKAAKVPMIVAINKCDKPEANAVKVRTDLLQHEVLVEEMGGDVQDVEVSAKTGKGLPELLEAIALQAEILELQANPDRAAAGAVIEAQLDVGRGPVATVLVQNGTLKRGDIFVVGEQWGKVRALINDKGDRVEEAGPSVPVEVLGLNGTPEAGDVLNVVETEAQAREIADYRAHAAKEKRAAAGAATTLEQLMAKAKEDKNVAELPIVVKADVQGSAEAIVQAMEKIGNDEVRVRVLHHGVGAITETDIGLAEASGAPVMGFNVRANAPARNSANQKGVEIRYYSVIYDLVDDVKKAASGLLSAEVRENFIGYASIREVFKVSNVGKVAGCLVTEGVARRSAGVRLLRDDVVIHEGTLKTLKRFKDEVKEVISGQECGMAFENYDDIRPGDVIEIFEREEVERSL; encoded by the coding sequence ATGAGCGATAACGACGGTAAAAAACCACTTGGTCTCCGCGGCGGCGCTGGCAATGTGAAGCAAAGCTTCAGCCACGGACGCACCAAGAACGTCGTGGTAGAAACCAAGCGTAAGCGCGTCGTGGTACCGAAGCCCGGCGCGTCGAAGTCCGGTTCGGCCTCGCCGAAAGCCGGTGATCCTTCGCGTCGTCCGGCTGGCATTTCGGATGCCGAACTGGAACGCCGTATGAAGGCACTCGCGATGGCGAAAGCCCGCGAAGCAGATGATCAAGCCAAGCGCGAAGCCGAAGAACGTGCACGCGAAGAAGAGCGTGAGCGCCGTAAGGCCGAAGCCGAAGCCAAGGAGCGCGAAGAGCGCGAACGCGAAGAAGCACTTCGCGCCAAGGCCGAGGAAGAAGAGCGCAAGAAGCGTGAAGCCGAAGAGGCCGCCAAGCGCGACGCACAGCAGAAAGCTGCCGCCAAAGAGAAGCGCCAGCAGCCCGCAGCTGCATCGCAAGCTCCGGCTGACCCGTCGGTTGCACAAGCTGCCGAAGCGCGCGGTGCTGGTCCGACCGGTGCACGCAAGCCGGATCGCGAACGCGACAACCGTAACAACGACACCAAGCAGAACCGTGGCAAAGGCCGTGGCGACGACAACCGTCGTTCGGGCAAACTGTCGCTGAACGACGCACTGTCGGGTCGCGACGGTGGTCGTCAGCGTTCGATCGCAGCAATGCGCCGTAAGCAGGAAAAGGCCCGCCAGAAAGCTATCGGCGGCCAGCAGCAGCGTGAAAAGGTTGTCCGTGAAGTCCAGCTTCCGGAAATCATCACCGTTGCGGAGCTTGCCAACCGTATGGCCGAACGTGTCGCTGACGTTGTGAAGTCGCTGATGCAAAACGGTATCATGGCGACCCAGAACCAGTCGATCGACGCGGACACCGCAGAACTGATCATCGAAGAATTCGGCCACCGCGTTCAGCGTGTGTCGGATGCCGACGTTGAACAGGCGATCGATCAGGTCGAGGACAAGACGGAAGACCTTCAGGCCCGTCCGCCGGTTATCACCATCATGGGTCACGTTGACCACGGTAAGACCTCGCTGCTCGACGCAATTCGTAAAGCAAACGTTGTTTCCGGCGAAGCCGGCGGCATCACTCAGCACATCGGTGCTTATCAGGTAACCACCGACTCTGGTGCGGTTCTGTCGTTCCTCGACACTCCGGGCCACGCGGCGTTTACTTCGATGCGTGCCCGCGGTGCTCAGGTGACCGACATCGTTGTTCTCGTAGTTGCTGCTGACGACGCGGTCATGCCGCAGACCATCGAAGCAATCGCTCACGCGAAAGCCGCGAAGGTTCCGATGATCGTTGCCATCAACAAGTGCGATAAGCCGGAAGCCAACGCTGTGAAGGTTCGTACCGACCTGCTCCAACACGAAGTTCTCGTGGAAGAAATGGGCGGCGACGTTCAGGATGTCGAAGTTTCGGCGAAGACCGGCAAAGGTCTTCCGGAACTGCTCGAAGCGATCGCGCTTCAGGCTGAAATCCTCGAACTTCAAGCGAACCCAGATCGCGCTGCTGCCGGTGCTGTCATCGAAGCCCAGCTCGACGTCGGTCGTGGTCCGGTTGCCACCGTTCTGGTTCAGAACGGCACTCTCAAGCGCGGCGATATCTTCGTCGTGGGCGAGCAGTGGGGTAAGGTCCGCGCGCTGATCAACGACAAGGGAGACCGCGTCGAAGAAGCTGGCCCGTCGGTTCCGGTCGAGGTCCTCGGCCTCAACGGTACGCCGGAAGCCGGTGACGTGCTCAACGTTGTCGAGACCGAAGCTCAGGCCCGCGAAATCGCTGACTACCGTGCTCACGCTGCCAAAGAGAAGCGTGCCGCTGCCGGTGCTGCAACGACCCTTGAACAGCTCATGGCGAAAGCCAAAGAGGACAAGAACGTTGCCGAACTGCCGATCGTGGTTAAAGCCGACGTTCAGGGTTCTGCCGAAGCTATCGTTCAGGCGATGGAAAAAATCGGCAACGACGAAGTCCGCGTCCGCGTTCTGCACCACGGTGTAGGCGCGATCACCGAAACCGATATCGGCCTCGCCGAAGCATCGGGCGCTCCGGTCATGGGCTTCAACGTTCGTGCAAACGCTCCGGCCCGTAACTCGGCCAACCAGAAGGGCGTCGAGATCCGCTACTACTCGGTAATCTACGACCTCGTAGACGACGTGAAGAAAGCGGCCTCGGGTCTGCTGTCTGCCGAAGTCCGCGAAAACTTCATCGGCTACGCGTCGATCCGCGAAGTATTCAAGGTCTCGAACGTTGGTAAGGTTGCTGGCTGTCTCGTCACCGAAGGTGTTGCCCGCCGCTCGGCCGGTGTGCGCCTTCTGCGCGACGACGTGGTTATCCACGAAGGCACGCTCAAGACGCTCAAGCGCTTCAAGGACGAAGTCAAAGAAGTCATCTCCGGTCAGGAATGCGGTATGGCTTTCGAGAACTACGACGACATCCGCCCTGGCGATGTCATCGAAATCTTCGAGCGCGAAGAAGTGGAGCGCAGCCTGTAA
- the mutT gene encoding 8-oxo-dGTP diphosphatase MutT: protein MSKKIILVSAVALIDVDGRVLLAQRPEGKSLAGLWEFPGGKVEPGETPEAALIRELHEELGIETWDACLAPLTFASHSYDDFHLLMPLFACRRWNGTPKAQEGQTLKWVRGNELRDYPMPPADIPLIPILRDWL from the coding sequence GTGAGCAAGAAGATCATCCTCGTTTCCGCAGTTGCGCTCATCGATGTCGATGGGCGCGTTCTGCTCGCACAACGTCCCGAAGGCAAATCCCTCGCTGGTCTGTGGGAATTTCCTGGCGGCAAAGTCGAGCCTGGCGAGACACCTGAAGCAGCCCTGATTCGCGAACTGCATGAGGAACTGGGCATCGAAACCTGGGACGCCTGTCTGGCGCCTCTTACTTTTGCGAGCCATAGCTACGATGATTTCCACCTCCTGATGCCCCTCTTTGCCTGCCGTCGTTGGAACGGTACGCCGAAGGCACAGGAAGGCCAGACGCTGAAGTGGGTGCGTGGAAACGAGCTTCGGGATTACCCAATGCCTCCTGCCGATATCCCTCTGATACCGATCCTCCGCGACTGGCTATAG
- the argJ gene encoding bifunctional glutamate N-acetyltransferase/amino-acid acetyltransferase ArgJ yields the protein MPVSPLAPASFPELPVIEGVRFATAMAGVKYKNRTDVMLAELAEGSTVAGVFTRSATRSANVLDCQAKNGKSQAGRAAIIVNSGNSNAFTGRNGVEAVNSLCASVAEQTGIATDRIFTSSTGVIGEPLPYDRITAKISELQSNLSAETLPEAAKAIMTTDTFPKGSAATIDVDGKQVKISGIAKGSGMIAPDMATMLVYIFTDAQIGHEALQGILSKLTDKTFNCITVDSDTSTSDTLLIGATGASGVDVTGNADFEDALHKVMLDLSHQVIRDGEGATKFVEIQVTGAANDADAKRVGLSVANSPLVKTAIAGQDANWGRIVAAVGKSGAEADRDRLSIRFGDITVAENGWRAPNYSEDEAAAYMKNEELVIGVDLGIGSGASTVWTCDLTYEYIRINADYRS from the coding sequence ATGCCCGTCTCGCCACTTGCTCCTGCCTCTTTCCCTGAACTTCCAGTTATCGAGGGCGTCCGCTTTGCTACCGCAATGGCTGGCGTGAAGTACAAGAACCGCACCGATGTGATGCTCGCCGAACTGGCGGAAGGCAGCACCGTTGCGGGCGTTTTCACACGCTCTGCCACGCGGTCGGCCAACGTGCTGGACTGTCAGGCCAAAAACGGCAAATCGCAGGCGGGACGGGCCGCCATCATTGTAAACTCGGGCAATTCCAATGCCTTCACCGGTCGCAACGGTGTGGAAGCTGTGAATAGCCTCTGCGCGTCGGTGGCCGAGCAAACTGGCATCGCGACAGACCGCATCTTTACGTCCTCCACGGGCGTGATCGGCGAGCCCCTGCCCTACGACCGCATCACAGCCAAGATCAGCGAACTGCAGAGCAACCTGTCCGCCGAAACGCTGCCTGAAGCCGCGAAGGCGATCATGACCACCGACACCTTCCCCAAGGGCTCGGCTGCGACGATCGATGTGGACGGGAAGCAGGTGAAGATCTCGGGCATCGCCAAGGGGTCGGGCATGATCGCGCCCGACATGGCGACGATGCTTGTATACATCTTTACGGACGCCCAGATCGGCCACGAGGCGCTTCAGGGCATCCTCTCGAAGCTGACCGACAAGACCTTCAACTGCATCACCGTCGACAGCGACACCTCCACCTCCGACACGCTGCTGATCGGTGCAACCGGCGCTTCGGGCGTCGACGTCACCGGAAATGCGGACTTCGAGGACGCGCTCCACAAGGTCATGCTCGACCTGTCGCATCAGGTGATCCGCGACGGCGAAGGTGCGACCAAGTTTGTCGAAATCCAAGTTACTGGCGCCGCCAATGACGCCGATGCCAAGCGCGTTGGTCTTTCGGTCGCCAACTCTCCGCTCGTGAAGACCGCTATCGCCGGTCAGGACGCTAACTGGGGCCGCATCGTGGCTGCCGTGGGCAAGTCGGGCGCTGAAGCCGACCGCGACCGCCTGTCGATCCGTTTCGGTGATATCACCGTGGCTGAGAACGGCTGGCGCGCGCCGAATTATTCGGAAGACGAAGCCGCGGCCTACATGAAGAACGAAGAGCTGGTGATCGGTGTCGACCTCGGCATTGGTTCTGGCGCTTCGACCGTGTGGACCTGCGACCTGACCTACGAATACATCCGGATCAACGCGGACTATCGCTCGTGA
- a CDS encoding peptidylprolyl isomerase, with protein sequence MKKFATFATASAVALIAAAAQAQDTAEAATADVNADTVVATVDGTDITVANIIIAASALPQQYQQLPSDVLWEGVLNQLIQQQLLADDLENVPARAKYAIENEERTILAGEVLARVSEEAVSEEAVNAAYEKMVADFVPATEYNASHILVQTEEEAQAVVERLGAGEEFADVAADVSLDTTSANGGNLGWFGTGVMVPEFENTVTSLEKGEVSDPVQTQFGWHIVKLEDTRDTEAPTLQQTAGQLANEIQTAAIDEYVAGLEEGADVTRSEVEFDPALISNIQLLDQ encoded by the coding sequence ATGAAGAAATTTGCCACATTCGCCACGGCAAGCGCTGTCGCTCTGATTGCAGCCGCAGCACAAGCGCAGGACACTGCCGAAGCCGCAACGGCGGACGTGAACGCCGACACGGTCGTTGCGACTGTTGACGGTACCGACATCACCGTTGCCAACATCATCATTGCAGCCTCCGCCCTGCCCCAGCAGTACCAGCAGCTTCCGTCTGACGTGCTGTGGGAAGGTGTTCTTAACCAACTGATTCAACAGCAACTTCTGGCTGACGACCTTGAGAACGTACCGGCCCGCGCGAAGTACGCGATTGAAAACGAAGAACGCACCATTCTCGCCGGTGAAGTGCTCGCCCGTGTGAGCGAAGAAGCCGTTTCGGAAGAGGCCGTGAACGCCGCCTACGAAAAGATGGTCGCCGACTTCGTACCGGCCACCGAATACAACGCTTCTCACATTCTCGTGCAAACCGAAGAAGAAGCGCAGGCTGTCGTCGAACGCCTCGGCGCTGGCGAGGAATTCGCTGACGTTGCGGCAGACGTTTCGCTCGACACCACCTCGGCCAACGGCGGCAACCTCGGTTGGTTCGGCACTGGCGTCATGGTCCCCGAGTTTGAAAACACCGTCACCTCGCTTGAAAAAGGCGAAGTCTCCGATCCGGTCCAGACCCAGTTCGGCTGGCACATCGTAAAGCTGGAAGACACCCGTGACACCGAAGCACCGACGCTTCAGCAGACCGCTGGCCAGCTTGCGAACGAAATCCAGACCGCTGCGATTGACGAATACGTCGCCGGGCTCGAAGAAGGTGCTGACGTTACCCGCAGCGAGGTCGAGTTCGATCCCGCTCTGATCTCCAACATCCAGCTTCTGGACCAGTAA